Proteins from a genomic interval of uncultured Desulfuromusa sp.:
- the pilM gene encoding type IV pilus assembly protein PilM: protein MFASKKDIVGIDVGSSALKIVRLRESRGTYHLENIGIMPLDSETIVDNTIMDSTAIVDSVRNLLSAMKIKTKRVATSVSGHSVIIRKISLPVMSENELEASIQWEAEQYIPFDISEVNIDFQILGPDARDPSQMNVMLVAAKKDFVDDYTAIFVEAGLEPVVMDIDCFAVENMFDYNYGFVDNEVIALIDLGASATSVSVLRGDTSIFTRDIQTGGNLLSEELQKRLGVSAEEAERAKLGDRNIADVDPDSVDEILTDAVENLVQEVQRSLDFFSATSSEDQVSKIYLTGGVSNSVKVKEALEERLGISIERVDPFRNVTINEKEFDPEYLDAIGPMFSVAAGLAMRKVGDK from the coding sequence ATGTTCGCCTCGAAAAAAGATATTGTTGGTATTGATGTTGGTTCAAGTGCGCTGAAAATTGTGCGCTTGCGAGAGTCTCGTGGTACTTACCATCTGGAAAATATTGGTATTATGCCATTGGACTCAGAAACGATTGTCGATAACACAATCATGGACTCAACAGCAATTGTTGATTCTGTCAGGAATCTCCTGAGTGCAATGAAAATTAAAACGAAGCGTGTAGCTACTTCAGTTTCCGGTCATTCGGTTATTATCCGGAAAATAAGCCTTCCTGTCATGTCAGAGAATGAGCTAGAAGCTTCCATCCAGTGGGAGGCAGAGCAATACATTCCTTTTGATATTTCTGAAGTTAATATTGACTTTCAGATCCTCGGTCCTGATGCAAGAGACCCCTCGCAGATGAATGTCATGTTGGTGGCTGCAAAGAAGGATTTTGTTGATGACTATACGGCAATTTTTGTCGAGGCCGGGCTAGAGCCGGTTGTCATGGATATCGATTGTTTTGCCGTTGAGAATATGTTTGATTACAACTATGGCTTTGTCGATAACGAAGTCATCGCATTAATCGATTTGGGTGCAAGTGCTACCAGCGTTAGTGTCCTGAGGGGTGATACTTCAATTTTTACCAGGGATATTCAAACCGGCGGGAACCTATTGAGTGAAGAGCTGCAGAAGCGCCTCGGAGTGAGTGCTGAAGAAGCTGAACGTGCAAAACTGGGGGATCGGAATATTGCTGATGTTGATCCTGACTCAGTTGATGAAATTTTGACGGATGCTGTTGAAAATTTAGTACAAGAGGTCCAGCGATCATTAGATTTCTTTTCTGCGACATCAAGTGAAGATCAAGTTTCCAAAATTTATTTAACAGGCGGTGTTTCTAACTCAGTCAAAGTCAAGGAAGCGTTGGAAGAACGTCTTGGTATTTCCATTGAAAGAGTTGACCCTTTCAGAAACGTGACGATCAATGAGAAAGAGTTTGATCCGGAGTACCTCGATGCAATAGGGCCAATGTTCTCTGTAGCTGCGGGCTTGGCGATGAGGAAGGTTGGTGACAAATGA
- a CDS encoding prepilin-type N-terminal cleavage/methylation domain-containing protein yields the protein MLKMFRKGNQKGFTLIELLIVVAIIGILAAIAIPQFASYRQKAFDAAATSDQKTIKTELEGYYTDNYHYPDAA from the coding sequence ATGTTAAAAATGTTTCGTAAAGGAAATCAAAAGGGTTTTACTCTGATCGAGTTGCTGATCGTTGTTGCGATCATTGGTATTCTGGCTGCTATTGCTATCCCTCAATTTGCTTCATATCGTCAGAAGGCGTTTGATGCTGCTGCAACAAGTGACCAGAAGACCATCAAAACTGAGCTCGAAGGTTACTATACTGATAATTATCATTATCCAGATGCGGCTTAA
- a CDS encoding helix-turn-helix transcriptional regulator encodes MVNRVRDIRESLLMSKAELARKADVSPLTITRIERGHPCRMETMRKIILALGYKLADKTKVFPG; translated from the coding sequence ATGGTTAATCGCGTCAGGGACATTCGTGAATCATTGTTGATGAGTAAAGCTGAGTTGGCTCGTAAGGCCGATGTTTCACCTCTGACTATTACACGTATAGAGCGAGGCCATCCCTGTCGCATGGAAACCATGCGTAAAATTATTTTGGCACTTGGCTATAAGTTGGCCGACAAGACTAAAGTGTTTCCAGGGTAA
- a CDS encoding sigma-54 dependent transcriptional regulator: protein MSVKEKKYKILVVDDENSLREMLSILLQRRGYQVDQAADGVMALSMSQECSYDLIISDIQMPKMTGIELLRQLRSQDNNVTVMMMTAFSSTEEAVEAMKLGAYDYITKPFKNDEIRLVIKNALEREQLQQENRQLKQQLGQRFSFQSLIGHSPAMLKLISLLERIAPSQANVLITGESGTGKELAAKALHLNSDRKGHPFVPINCGAIPENLLESELFGHEKGAFTGADKRKEGLFESADHGTLFLDEIGELPMGMQVKLLRVLQEREFRRVGGTHNIPLNIRLVAATNQDLTEMIKDGSFREDLYYRLNVVSIELPPLRTRSDDIPLLINSFYERLTGKGQYQIQKRALEVLLNYEWPGNVRELENLVERCVVLGETDELTFECLPEQVKNKNHNLCSAIGNLPEEGFDLEKWLEDMERTVLLQALEKSGGVKKRAAELLGINFRSIRYRLGKLGLGDDS, encoded by the coding sequence ATGTCAGTTAAAGAAAAAAAATATAAAATTCTTGTTGTTGATGATGAAAACAGCCTGCGGGAGATGTTGTCCATTTTGTTGCAACGGCGAGGGTATCAGGTTGATCAGGCCGCAGATGGTGTCATGGCCCTCTCTATGTCACAAGAGTGCAGTTACGATCTTATCATCTCTGATATCCAGATGCCGAAGATGACTGGCATCGAACTGTTACGCCAACTTCGATCACAGGATAATAACGTTACTGTGATGATGATGACCGCTTTTTCTTCAACGGAAGAGGCTGTTGAAGCTATGAAATTAGGCGCTTATGATTATATTACCAAGCCGTTTAAAAATGATGAAATTCGCCTGGTCATAAAAAATGCTCTCGAACGTGAACAGCTTCAACAAGAAAATCGTCAACTTAAGCAACAACTTGGGCAACGTTTTTCTTTTCAAAGCTTAATAGGACATAGTCCGGCAATGTTGAAATTAATTTCCTTGTTGGAACGCATTGCACCAAGTCAGGCTAATGTGCTGATTACAGGAGAAAGTGGCACAGGCAAGGAACTCGCTGCGAAGGCATTGCATCTGAATAGTGATCGAAAAGGACATCCCTTTGTTCCGATCAACTGTGGAGCTATTCCGGAAAATTTACTAGAAAGTGAATTATTCGGTCACGAAAAAGGTGCTTTTACCGGTGCAGATAAACGCAAAGAGGGGCTATTTGAATCTGCTGATCACGGGACTCTGTTTCTTGATGAAATTGGAGAATTGCCTATGGGGATGCAGGTTAAGCTGCTCCGGGTTCTTCAGGAGAGGGAATTTCGCCGGGTCGGCGGAACTCATAATATTCCTTTGAACATCAGACTGGTCGCGGCAACAAATCAGGATCTGACTGAAATGATTAAAGATGGAAGTTTCCGTGAAGACCTTTACTATCGATTGAATGTTGTTTCAATTGAGCTTCCACCATTGCGGACCAGATCCGACGATATCCCGCTTCTGATTAATAGTTTCTATGAAAGATTGACCGGAAAAGGGCAATATCAAATTCAGAAACGAGCTCTAGAGGTTCTTCTCAATTATGAATGGCCGGGAAATGTGCGTGAACTGGAAAATCTGGTTGAGCGTTGTGTCGTTCTTGGTGAAACCGATGAGCTGACGTTTGAGTGCCTGCCCGAGCAGGTTAAAAACAAAAACCACAATCTCTGTAGTGCGATAGGCAATCTTCCTGAAGAAGGCTTTGATCTAGAAAAATGGCTGGAAGACATGGAACGGACTGTTCTTCTTCAGGCTTTGGAAAAATCCGGAGGGGTGAAGAAGCGGGCAGCTGAGCTTTTAGGGATTAATTTCCGTTCAATCAGGTATCGTTTAGGAAAGTTGGGACTCGGTGATGATAGTTAA
- a CDS encoding prepilin peptidase: MPFEFYFFLVSAFISGAVVGSFLNVCIYRIPAGKSIVSPPSACPYCNHRIAWFQNIPIVSYLILGGKCAFCKASISFRYPAVEVLTGLLFSLTLYYFSFSVATLIYWVFLAALVTITFIDLDHQIIPDVISLPGIIVGFICSFLIPWLPWFDSLLGIVIGGGILLSIAWVYEKVAKREGMGGGDIKLLAMLGAFLGWKAVLPVVFIASLVGSVIGVPLMLLQKGDTKLAIPFGPFLAFAATVYLFWGRDLVYWYLNLLR; this comes from the coding sequence TTGCCATTTGAATTTTACTTTTTTCTGGTTTCCGCATTTATTTCAGGTGCTGTTGTCGGCTCTTTCCTCAATGTTTGCATTTATCGTATCCCAGCCGGTAAATCGATTGTTTCCCCTCCGTCGGCATGCCCTTATTGCAACCATCGGATTGCATGGTTTCAGAATATACCTATTGTCAGTTATCTGATTCTCGGTGGAAAATGCGCTTTCTGTAAGGCTTCTATTTCGTTTCGGTATCCAGCAGTCGAAGTTTTAACAGGGCTCCTGTTTTCCTTGACCTTGTATTATTTCAGTTTCAGTGTGGCTACGCTGATTTATTGGGTGTTTCTTGCGGCTTTGGTGACGATTACCTTTATTGATCTGGATCACCAAATCATCCCGGATGTTATCAGTCTTCCTGGGATTATAGTTGGCTTTATCTGTTCCTTCTTGATTCCCTGGCTTCCCTGGTTTGATTCACTCTTAGGTATTGTCATTGGTGGTGGAATATTGCTGTCCATTGCCTGGGTTTACGAAAAAGTTGCCAAAAGAGAAGGTATGGGGGGGGGGGATATCAAGCTTTTGGCCATGTTGGGGGCTTTTCTGGGTTGGAAGGCGGTGCTCCCTGTTGTTTTTATCGCTTCCTTGGTTGGTTCTGTGATTGGTGTTCCGCTGATGCTGCTCCAAAAGGGTGATACGAAACTGGCGATTCCGTTTGGGCCCTTCCTTGCTTTTGCCGCCACTGTTTATTTATTTTGGGGACGAGATCTGGTTTATTGGTATTTAAATTTACTCCGTTAA
- a CDS encoding O-antigen ligase family protein gives MVLLWVFSFYYLPAYFSQKRFLSCFFSAYLFFVVVVSCLGLYAYSCYAVLGKSHGVLIPYILPINKSLRVSGIYGQPNLFALVLLTGVLLFVYSYVHNKQFVNCRFSILTYLPLLTVAVTFFLTGSRSGLLAFLASFFILIWLVFRKRYLENDVQKKKIFIRVLSVLIVAFIVAVVLNYWIAASGVRALAEPGNSLDARLVFWLSAILIFLDHPWFGVGLGNYKYFLSQYINQAYDLLGFVQYESMGYTKWAHNELLQLLCECGIFVFLMFVGVLIVYSYQVWQFGRGKCNWEPLKLFSYLFMVPFIVQSMFSWPLRHPALLILFFTFLGLLLSQFKFEVKVFSFWGDYLRRILALAGLVFILFLGYQEFQLRLFADRLRDGNVKTTLSEFERLVHNPYMKFPLLLNMTPRYVQVAMRDQDNDFARKILPYTQELATLQGAHWQWFNLSVLYHVLGDNSGAESAVERAINLWPVEKKYWSFQHYLNMLEASRATGRPLEEFFPIPPGGAVEDLEGLFDFDDRIKVNI, from the coding sequence TTGGTTCTGCTCTGGGTTTTTTCATTTTATTATCTTCCAGCCTATTTTTCTCAAAAAAGATTTTTAAGCTGCTTTTTTTCAGCCTATCTTTTTTTTGTGGTCGTTGTTTCCTGTTTAGGTCTTTATGCATATTCATGCTATGCGGTTTTAGGGAAAAGTCATGGAGTTTTAATACCTTATATTCTTCCGATTAATAAAAGTCTTAGGGTTTCAGGAATCTATGGCCAGCCGAATCTTTTTGCACTGGTCCTTTTAACCGGTGTTCTTTTGTTTGTTTATTCATATGTTCATAATAAACAATTTGTAAATTGTCGTTTTTCAATTTTGACCTATCTCCCTTTGCTGACTGTTGCAGTGACTTTTTTTCTGACAGGATCACGTTCTGGTTTGTTGGCTTTTCTGGCTTCCTTTTTTATTTTAATTTGGTTGGTATTTCGTAAAAGGTACCTTGAAAATGATGTTCAGAAAAAAAAGATATTTATAAGGGTCTTGTCTGTTTTAATCGTCGCTTTTATCGTTGCGGTTGTTTTGAATTATTGGATAGCGGCCAGCGGTGTTCGCGCTTTAGCAGAGCCTGGAAACTCATTGGATGCAAGATTGGTATTTTGGCTTTCTGCTATTTTGATTTTTTTAGATCATCCGTGGTTCGGTGTGGGGTTGGGGAATTATAAATATTTTCTATCTCAATATATCAATCAAGCCTATGACTTGCTCGGTTTTGTGCAATATGAATCCATGGGATATACCAAATGGGCCCATAATGAGCTTTTGCAACTGTTATGTGAATGTGGGATTTTTGTGTTTTTGATGTTTGTTGGTGTGCTGATTGTGTATAGTTATCAGGTTTGGCAATTTGGCCGTGGGAAATGCAATTGGGAGCCCTTAAAATTATTCAGCTATCTTTTTATGGTTCCTTTTATTGTCCAATCGATGTTTTCATGGCCTCTTCGGCATCCTGCTTTGTTGATATTATTTTTTACTTTTTTAGGCTTGTTACTCTCCCAGTTTAAATTTGAAGTGAAAGTTTTTTCTTTTTGGGGGGATTACTTACGGCGTATCCTGGCATTAGCTGGTCTTGTCTTTATTTTGTTTCTTGGTTATCAAGAATTTCAGTTACGTTTATTTGCTGATCGTTTGCGTGATGGTAATGTGAAGACGACTCTAAGTGAGTTTGAACGGTTAGTTCATAACCCGTACATGAAATTTCCATTGTTGCTGAACATGACTCCACGCTATGTTCAGGTGGCTATGCGTGATCAAGATAATGACTTTGCTCGAAAAATATTACCATATACACAAGAGCTTGCGACACTTCAAGGTGCTCATTGGCAATGGTTTAATTTGAGTGTACTGTATCATGTTCTGGGCGATAACTCCGGGGCTGAATCTGCGGTTGAACGCGCAATTAATCTATGGCCTGTGGAAAAAAAATATTGGAGTTTTCAGCACTACCTGAACATGTTGGAAGCATCTCGCGCAACCGGCCGCCCTCTTGAAGAGTTTTTTCCTATTCCGCCAGGTGGTGCGGTTGAAGATCTGGAAGGATTGTTTGATTTCGATGATCGAATTAAAGTCAATATTTAA
- a CDS encoding ATP-binding protein, which yields MTTIEDLKKQRLQPDNRSLTWYLICRTAVITFLLGGAAIFYLKGSVNRSLIPPLFLLIGVSYAEALISALLLKKIENTNFFTQLQIVWDLLFVSALILLTGGVESVFSFAYLLIIISASFLLSRRLTVLAAACAVILFGGILDLQFFNYLHFLNLFRSSSDGTFFSALFVHAVAFFITAVLSGTLADKWRRSEEQLQRKTIDYDELDKMNKTILSHITSGLMLINPDGRIRSFNRAATVITGLSLQDVYDQEVGQMFPGLPIGSMDVSIPLRRSEGYFIRSSGERLILGYATTPAKGNQGEPLGVLVTFQDLTDFKKIEEELKRTDRLAAVGRLAAGMAHEIRNPLASISGSVQLLMEAEHAQEEDLKLMKIVVKEADRLNGLLTDFLGFARPQKLQKQPVNVAAVLNQLTEMLATDLRFKEIDIVQNYPDECTIVLDQGQVLQALWDLAVNSVEAMQGHGQLVFGTITNPLPAIFVEDSGPGIADEIKERIFEPFFSTKEKGTGLGLASVYSVLDAHGGSVIVDKGTIGGARFTLQFAVGTIEDVS from the coding sequence CAGTTTGACATGGTACTTGATCTGTCGGACTGCGGTTATTACTTTTCTGCTCGGTGGAGCTGCGATCTTTTATCTGAAAGGGAGTGTCAACCGCTCTCTTATCCCACCGCTATTTTTACTTATTGGCGTTTCTTATGCTGAAGCTTTGATTTCGGCACTTCTGTTGAAGAAAATAGAGAATACTAATTTTTTCACTCAGCTCCAAATTGTCTGGGATTTGCTTTTTGTTTCAGCTTTGATCCTTTTAACCGGCGGAGTCGAAAGTGTTTTCTCTTTTGCGTATTTGTTGATTATTATTTCTGCCAGTTTTTTATTGTCACGGCGGTTGACGGTTCTTGCTGCTGCCTGTGCTGTGATTTTGTTTGGCGGGATTCTCGATCTGCAGTTTTTTAATTATCTCCACTTCTTAAATTTATTTCGTTCTTCTTCCGATGGAACATTTTTTTCAGCATTGTTTGTCCATGCGGTTGCTTTTTTTATTACGGCAGTACTTAGTGGAACTCTTGCCGATAAATGGCGGCGGAGTGAAGAACAGTTGCAGCGTAAGACAATTGATTACGACGAATTGGACAAGATGAACAAAACGATTTTGTCACACATTACCAGTGGTCTTATGTTGATTAATCCGGATGGGCGAATTCGATCATTCAACCGGGCTGCAACTGTTATCACCGGATTATCTTTGCAGGATGTTTACGATCAGGAAGTTGGCCAGATGTTTCCTGGTTTGCCCATTGGATCTATGGATGTTTCAATACCACTAAGAAGATCCGAGGGCTATTTTATCAGAAGCTCAGGGGAAAGATTGATTTTAGGATATGCAACAACACCGGCAAAGGGAAATCAAGGGGAGCCCTTAGGTGTTTTGGTGACTTTTCAGGATTTAACCGATTTTAAAAAAATTGAAGAAGAGCTGAAAAGGACCGATCGTCTCGCTGCTGTCGGCCGTTTGGCTGCGGGAATGGCCCATGAAATTCGTAATCCTCTTGCTTCTATCAGTGGTTCGGTCCAATTATTAATGGAAGCTGAACATGCACAAGAAGAAGATTTGAAATTGATGAAGATCGTGGTCAAAGAAGCTGATCGTCTCAATGGTTTGTTGACTGATTTTCTTGGCTTCGCCCGGCCTCAGAAACTGCAAAAACAACCAGTTAATGTTGCTGCTGTATTGAATCAACTGACAGAGATGCTTGCCACTGATCTTCGGTTTAAGGAAATTGATATTGTTCAAAACTACCCGGATGAATGTACAATTGTTTTAGATCAGGGGCAGGTATTACAGGCTTTATGGGACTTGGCTGTTAACTCTGTTGAAGCTATGCAGGGGCACGGGCAACTTGTTTTTGGTACTATCACGAACCCTTTACCTGCCATCTTTGTAGAAGACAGCGGTCCGGGGATTGCTGATGAAATCAAAGAGCGTATTTTTGAGCCTTTTTTTTCGACAAAAGAGAAGGGAACCGGATTGGGACTGGCTTCTGTTTACTCGGTGCTCGATGCCCATGGAGGTTCTGTGATCGTAGATAAGGGAACAATTGGTGGGGCTCGATTTACATTGCAGTTTGCTGTGGGGACGATTGAAGATGTCAGTTAA
- a CDS encoding type 4a pilus biogenesis protein PilO — translation MNARVEKVLNLPSYQRMLIVLIIMAVLAAAFYFVLYKPQLDQLSGLVTKRDAAQVKLQKNQKIANNLAVYRAEYEKMQIKLDEALGELPLQKEIPSLLTSIGDLAKEKGLDILRFKPSAETSQGFYAEVPVSLKLNGSYHQAAAFFDAVSKMERIVNIQGLTLGGAKDVDGKTSLGIDCNAITFRFVENYTEPKGGKRK, via the coding sequence ATGAATGCACGAGTCGAAAAAGTCTTAAATTTACCGTCTTATCAGCGAATGCTTATTGTTTTGATAATAATGGCGGTCTTGGCAGCAGCTTTTTATTTTGTGCTGTATAAACCGCAGTTGGACCAGCTTTCAGGTTTGGTGACCAAGCGAGATGCGGCTCAGGTTAAATTACAGAAGAACCAGAAAATTGCCAACAATCTTGCTGTTTATCGTGCAGAATATGAAAAAATGCAGATTAAGCTTGATGAAGCTCTCGGGGAATTGCCATTGCAGAAAGAAATACCGAGTCTTCTAACTAGTATCGGCGATCTTGCAAAAGAGAAAGGTTTGGATATCTTGCGGTTCAAACCTTCAGCAGAGACCAGTCAGGGTTTCTATGCTGAAGTTCCAGTCTCTCTTAAGCTGAATGGTTCCTATCATCAAGCAGCGGCGTTTTTTGATGCTGTCAGTAAGATGGAACGAATTGTGAATATCCAAGGATTAACTTTAGGTGGTGCCAAAGATGTTGATGGTAAAACGTCCTTGGGCATTGATTGCAATGCGATAACCTTCCGTTTTGTTGAAAATTATACGGAACCGAAAGGTGGTAAGAGGAAATGA
- a CDS encoding ABC transporter ATP-binding protein translates to MIELKSIFKTYRPGLFKKKVQAVNDLSLTINQGDVFGLIGPNGAGKSTTIRMLMGLIRPDEGTILFSGQLLEGSFIRSKIGYLPENPYLYDHLTLLELLHFCGKTSGLSSEQVKLRGQELMAKLNLLEAQKRPLRTFSKGMLQRAGICFALLHDPSIVVLDEPMSGLDPIGRKMVFDLVMELKGQGKTIFFCSHILNDVERLCDRIGLIHQGCLIKEFDRQDFLLNSGQTVFLKTNILHQAQQAQLKSLGVTIRTEGDDQLLAIPEGRYYEINSYLEQARIDITGCRSEWMTLEDMFMKTVEEQS, encoded by the coding sequence ATGATCGAATTAAAGTCAATATTTAAAACTTACAGACCTGGCTTGTTTAAAAAAAAAGTTCAAGCTGTCAACGATTTATCTCTGACTATCAATCAGGGTGATGTCTTCGGCCTCATCGGCCCAAATGGAGCTGGGAAAAGTACGACCATCCGTATGCTGATGGGTTTAATTCGGCCAGATGAAGGGACTATCCTATTCTCAGGGCAGTTGCTTGAAGGGTCTTTTATTCGCTCAAAGATTGGTTATCTACCTGAAAACCCATATCTTTATGATCATTTGACATTGCTTGAACTGCTCCACTTCTGCGGTAAGACATCCGGTTTAAGTTCTGAACAGGTTAAATTACGTGGCCAGGAGCTGATGGCAAAATTGAATCTTCTTGAAGCACAAAAACGCCCTTTGCGAACGTTTTCCAAGGGAATGCTTCAGCGTGCCGGAATCTGCTTTGCTCTGCTGCATGACCCTTCTATTGTCGTTCTGGATGAACCAATGTCGGGACTGGATCCGATCGGACGGAAAATGGTCTTTGATCTGGTTATGGAACTCAAAGGGCAGGGTAAGACGATCTTTTTTTGTTCTCATATATTGAACGATGTCGAGCGATTGTGTGACCGCATCGGCCTGATTCATCAGGGATGTTTGATCAAGGAATTTGATCGCCAGGATTTCCTTCTTAATTCCGGGCAGACGGTGTTTCTTAAAACGAATATTTTGCATCAAGCACAACAGGCACAACTTAAAAGTCTGGGTGTTACGATTCGTACTGAAGGGGACGACCAGCTACTGGCGATTCCTGAAGGCAGGTATTATGAAATCAATAGTTATCTTGAACAGGCAAGGATTGATATTACAGGCTGTCGTTCAGAATGGATGACCCTGGAAGATATGTTTATGAAAACCGTCGAGGAACAGTCATGA
- a CDS encoding pilus assembly protein PilP translates to MKLKFLKSSGLLFGFLFFLVWTVVAAQPPSSQDIDLLSSTADDSAAEESQFSYSPKGRRDPFKPLIKEIKPVVRKSKARPDKVKGPLEQFELSQYRLIALMVVKGAPRAMVKAPDGKSYTVKVGEYIGMNDGIVKSIETKVIGLDENGLRIEKSPDRIVIEEIGIDSATGGEVKENRYIVM, encoded by the coding sequence ATGAAATTGAAATTCCTTAAATCTTCCGGCCTTCTCTTTGGTTTTTTATTTTTCCTTGTATGGACTGTTGTTGCAGCGCAACCACCTTCGTCCCAGGATATTGACTTGTTGTCATCAACTGCTGATGACTCTGCGGCTGAAGAGAGCCAATTTTCTTATAGTCCCAAAGGGCGTAGAGATCCTTTCAAGCCTCTGATCAAAGAGATAAAACCTGTGGTCAGGAAATCAAAAGCGCGTCCTGATAAGGTCAAGGGGCCACTTGAGCAGTTTGAACTTAGCCAATACCGTCTAATTGCACTTATGGTTGTGAAAGGAGCTCCACGAGCTATGGTCAAGGCTCCTGATGGTAAAAGTTATACCGTCAAAGTTGGAGAGTATATTGGTATGAATGACGGTATAGTTAAAAGCATTGAGACGAAAGTTATTGGCCTTGATGAAAATGGGTTGCGGATTGAAAAGAGTCCCGATCGCATAGTCATTGAGGAAATTGGTATTGATAGTGCCACTGGGGGAGAAGTTAAAGAGAATCGTTACATCGTGATGTAG
- a CDS encoding PilN domain-containing protein: MIRINLLPVRAAQKKEKLRSQISIFILCMILVCIACGSLYVQKILAINTIKDEIASIDQKNKALSKKIGQVRDFEKKQADLEKKLVILQKLKDGKSGPVHLLDELSAALPDKLWLTKFSEKGGKINLTGVADSENTVAVFMRNLDASPYYQNIELAVTEQTKAGERKMQKFTLNCSVEAPPSE, encoded by the coding sequence ATGATTCGTATTAATCTGCTGCCAGTCAGAGCTGCACAAAAAAAAGAAAAACTGCGCTCACAAATTTCAATTTTTATCCTTTGTATGATTCTAGTCTGCATCGCTTGTGGCTCACTGTATGTGCAAAAAATATTGGCTATCAATACTATCAAAGATGAAATAGCTTCAATTGATCAAAAGAACAAAGCCTTAAGTAAAAAAATTGGTCAGGTGAGAGACTTTGAAAAAAAACAAGCTGATTTGGAGAAGAAGCTTGTGATCTTGCAAAAATTGAAAGATGGGAAGTCGGGGCCGGTCCATCTTCTTGATGAGCTGAGTGCAGCGCTTCCTGATAAACTTTGGTTGACAAAGTTTTCTGAAAAGGGTGGAAAAATTAATCTGACGGGGGTCGCTGATAGCGAGAATACTGTTGCTGTTTTTATGCGAAACCTTGATGCTTCGCCTTACTATCAGAATATCGAACTGGCGGTGACCGAACAGACCAAGGCTGGTGAAAGAAAGATGCAAAAATTCACCTTGAATTGCAGCGTTGAAGCACCACCCTCAGAATAA
- a CDS encoding ABC transporter permease, which translates to MMKSVFALSLITFKEGIRNRALFGIVLLALFLFGLNISVAGFFMRDIGKVTVDMNLSALTFAGLLLVFFVGVNLMAKDIDRKTIHLVLSKPVSRTQYIFGKYLGIVLFVGVSLLLLLILSSLTILLLLFLYPNYFIGFSWPIFYTACFFILIKFSVLSAIIVFFSAITSSSLITLIFSLSSYVAGVTIEEVVFYLRTELAAQEKIVSESLKNFVEFISYLVPNFSAFDFTLEAAHGLAITGNRLVFSLSYGGVYTVILLLFASLIFKRREFN; encoded by the coding sequence ATGATGAAGAGTGTGTTTGCCCTTTCACTGATCACCTTCAAGGAGGGGATTCGTAACCGTGCTCTGTTCGGAATCGTCCTGTTGGCTTTGTTTCTGTTCGGTCTTAATATTTCAGTCGCTGGTTTCTTTATGCGCGATATCGGCAAGGTCACTGTCGACATGAACCTCTCCGCATTGACCTTTGCCGGACTGTTGCTGGTGTTCTTTGTCGGTGTTAATCTGATGGCTAAAGATATCGATCGAAAAACGATTCATCTGGTGCTGTCCAAGCCTGTTTCGCGAACGCAGTATATTTTTGGCAAATATCTGGGAATCGTGCTGTTTGTTGGTGTTTCTTTGTTATTATTACTGATTCTTTCCAGCTTGACGATTTTATTGCTGTTGTTCTTGTATCCAAATTACTTTATAGGGTTTTCCTGGCCAATATTCTATACGGCCTGTTTTTTTATTCTGATTAAATTCAGTGTTTTGTCGGCGATTATTGTTTTTTTCAGCGCGATCACAAGCAGTTCTTTGATCACTTTGATCTTTTCTCTGAGCAGCTATGTTGCAGGTGTGACAATTGAAGAGGTTGTTTTTTATTTACGTACTGAACTGGCCGCACAGGAAAAGATTGTCTCGGAATCGCTGAAAAATTTTGTTGAGTTCATTTCTTATCTGGTGCCGAACTTTTCGGCTTTTGATTTTACTCTGGAGGCAGCTCATGGTCTGGCGATTACGGGAAATCGATTAGTGTTTTCGTTGAGCTATGGGGGGGTGTATACAGTGATTCTGCTTCTGTTTGCATCTTTGATTTTTAAACGTCGGGAATTCAACTGA